A genomic window from Nostoc sp. PCC 7524 includes:
- a CDS encoding 3'-5' exonuclease, whose product MATLIPSFNSCSMRMTPGERRLAERLEEKLEDDYLLWYDVPVGKKQLHPDFIVLHPSRGLFILEVKDWKLDTIKSINPSTVTIITEDGVKEVQHPLQQARDYALAVNKMLEKDALLVQQAGNYQGKLIIPYGYGVVLTNITRKAFNESELPAVFESHLVICKDEMLPSTDAGEFQQRLWDLSAYQFGKTLTSSQIDRIRWHIFPDLRISAKQLSLFDVDTTTEESPQLQIPDILKIMDLQQEQLARSLGDGHRVIHGVAGSGKTMILAYRCQHLAQVGNKPILVLCFNVSLAAKLRQVVQEDPNKISRIKVRHFHGWCMDLLKKYRIPKPDFREYQGEAYINELVNRVIAAVDAQKIPAGTYDAVMLDEGHDFKGEWLKLVAQMVNPETNSLLILYDDAQNLYGEKRDKKFSFKSVGIQAQGRTTILKLNYRNTEQVLKVAYEFAKEVMTPSTGDDDQVVLIEPASAGRQGAKPDLIKLPSFKHEVDYLAERVQQLHERGTAWNEIAIIYRLRFMGDRIYNHFQKMQIPIEWVNANSESRNYHPDEPSIKLMTMHSSKGLEFPMVLIPGIGFMPDQYGHSTPEEEARLLYVGMTRAIEQLILTCDRSSQFTRRLEAVLQHNS is encoded by the coding sequence ATGGCTACCCTAATTCCCTCATTTAATAGCTGCTCAATGCGAATGACCCCCGGCGAGAGGAGGTTAGCCGAGCGTTTGGAGGAAAAATTAGAGGATGATTACCTGCTATGGTATGACGTACCAGTTGGTAAAAAGCAGCTACATCCAGATTTTATTGTGCTGCACCCCAGCCGGGGCTTGTTCATCCTTGAGGTGAAAGACTGGAAACTCGACACTATTAAAAGTATCAACCCCTCCACAGTCACCATCATTACTGAGGATGGGGTCAAGGAAGTTCAACACCCACTACAACAGGCCAGAGATTATGCCCTAGCAGTCAACAAGATGCTAGAAAAAGATGCTCTTTTGGTGCAGCAAGCAGGTAATTATCAAGGTAAACTAATCATCCCCTACGGTTACGGTGTGGTATTGACTAACATTACCCGCAAAGCATTCAATGAAAGTGAACTACCAGCCGTATTTGAGTCACACTTGGTTATCTGCAAAGATGAGATGCTACCTAGCACCGATGCAGGTGAGTTTCAACAACGGCTTTGGGATTTATCAGCATATCAATTTGGCAAGACCCTTACTAGCAGCCAAATAGATAGAATCCGGTGGCATATCTTCCCAGATTTACGCATCAGTGCCAAACAATTATCTTTATTTGATGTAGACACCACCACTGAAGAATCACCACAGTTGCAAATCCCAGATATTCTCAAAATTATGGACTTGCAACAGGAACAGTTAGCCAGGAGTTTGGGAGACGGGCATCGGGTAATTCATGGTGTAGCTGGTTCAGGTAAAACCATGATTTTAGCTTACCGTTGTCAGCATCTTGCTCAAGTTGGTAATAAGCCCATATTGGTACTGTGTTTCAATGTCTCTCTTGCTGCCAAACTAAGGCAGGTGGTTCAAGAAGACCCGAACAAAATCAGCCGCATCAAAGTACGACACTTTCACGGCTGGTGCATGGATTTACTCAAGAAATACCGTATCCCCAAACCTGACTTTAGAGAATATCAAGGTGAAGCTTACATCAACGAACTGGTAAACCGAGTTATCGCCGCCGTTGACGCTCAAAAAATACCAGCCGGAACTTATGACGCTGTGATGCTAGATGAAGGCCACGACTTTAAAGGGGAGTGGTTAAAACTGGTTGCACAGATGGTCAATCCAGAAACCAATTCTTTGCTTATTCTCTATGACGATGCTCAAAACCTCTACGGCGAAAAACGCGACAAGAAATTTAGTTTTAAGAGTGTAGGCATCCAGGCACAAGGACGCACCACCATACTAAAACTCAACTACCGCAACACAGAACAGGTGTTAAAGGTAGCCTACGAATTTGCTAAGGAAGTGATGACCCCCAGCACCGGGGATGATGACCAAGTGGTATTAATAGAACCAGCTAGTGCAGGAAGACAAGGAGCAAAACCAGATTTAATTAAACTTCCCAGTTTTAAACATGAGGTAGATTATCTAGCCGAACGGGTGCAACAATTGCATGAGCGTGGTACAGCTTGGAACGAAATAGCCATTATTTATCGCCTTAGATTCATGGGCGATCGCATATACAACCACTTCCAAAAAATGCAAATCCCCATCGAATGGGTAAATGCCAACAGTGAAAGTCGCAACTATCACCCAGATGAGCCAAGCATTAAACTCATGACTATGCACTCATCTAAAGGGCTAGAGTTCCCAATGGTGTTAATTCCTGGCATTGGTTTTATGCCTGACCAGTACGGACACAGCACACCAGAAGAAGAAGCGCGGTTACTTTACGTGGGAATGACAAGGGCGATTGAGCAGTTGATTCTGACTTGCGATCGCTCCTCCCAATTTACTCGGCGTTTGGAGGCAGTATTACAACATAATTCTTAG